The region CTAAACCCAGAATTCACTAAAGAGAAAACTCAACTtactgaaaaacacttaaagcaATGTTATTTTGCCTTGTGTTACTGTGTATTGTTTTGTCATcattggttcttttcttttggagTCCTCTCTTTGGGAGGTTAATGAAGACATTGTGGATGTGAGAAAGAGTGTGTGTTTAGTTAGGGGAGAGTTGTGTGTGAGAACAACACATTGTGTTTAGTCTCAGCATTGTGCTGTCAAATCTCACATTCACTCAGACATCGAAAGAAGAATGCAGATTATTGAAAATACTATTGTATATTAGAGAAAGGAGAGACCTTGAACACTGGAATGTTGTCGAATATCCAGGTCTTATGAAATGAGTGGTTGATTGGAATTTTATAGGAGACAATGTACAGAAAAGCAGTGTGAGTGATAAGTCTAGGCATCATCATTAGAAGAAAGGTTGAAAGCCACAAGCTAATGCAGGCATTATGCATTGTATCCTAAGCGATAGTTCTATACCAAGACTAAACTTGTCAGTTTCAATTAAGGAAATGTCAGTtcaaaaagatattttttcttataagtatttttttgttttgttttgttttttgagacatggttctCTCTGTAGTTTCGGGAttgtcatggatctcactctgtagaccaggctggacttgaactcaaagaaTACCGCtatgctctgcctcccaagtgctggaataaaggtgtgggccaccacagtcTGGCTTCTCCTTTAACTTTTGCAGagaatttctctctggtcttAACAAAATTATGTAGCACTTAGGGAAAAAGATGCATCCCAAGAGGCCAACACTGGAAGCCAAGATGGAGAAGtcctccacagccaccatgacCTTGCCTTttgtgctgtggtagacaggaagaaaagTGACCCAAACACTGCAGAACAACAGCATGCTGAAGGTCAacaacttggcttcattgaatttgTCAGGGAGATTCCGGGCCAAGAAGGCCACAACAAAGCTCCCAAAGGCGAGGGAGCCAAGGTATCCCAAGACACAGTAGAACGCAGTAACAGAGCCCTTGTCACACACAATAATGATTTGACCATGCTCAGAGTGTGCATCAATGTCAATATTTGGAGGAGAAACTCCAAGCCAGATTGCACAGAGAATAATTTGGATGAGGGTACAGATGCCAATGATATAGTTGGGAGCCCCCAAAGTCATGTAGAATCTCACCCTTTGTCCGGGCGCtgtgactttgaaagccagaacaaCAGTAACCCTTTTGGCcaacacagtggaaacagccacagtGAATACAACCCCAAATGTGATTTGCTGCAGGATGCATGTAGCTGCGTTGGGATGGCCAATAAAGAGAAAtggacacaggaaacaaaagaggagTGAGATGAGCAAAGTGTAACTGAGACTGCGGTTATTGGCCTTGACAATGGGAGTGTCATGATGCTTCACAAATACCCCAAGAACCACAGATGTGAATGCAATGAAGCACAAGGCCATTGAGGTCAGAGCCATCCCCAAGGGGTCTTCATAGGTTAGAAAGATCACAGATTTGGGAATGCACTGGTTCTGCTCTGCATTGGCATACTGCTCCTCTGGACACTTCACACACTGGTCCACAtctgatggagaaaggaaagtatGATTAGTGCAGCTTCAGAATATTTAGAGACCAGACATTTCAATTAAGTGTGTTGCAGAAACATTACAATGCCTGCATTCTTCAGGCAGATGTAGGTGAAATGCAATGCTGCATTGGCAATTATTCAATTTCACAATATTTACTCATTGTATTCATGTATAAGGAAACTAAACAATCATTATATTGTCTATATAACCATGTGTTCATGATTCCATTAGTCATCTTAAGGAAAGCACAGGTATTTCAGAACCATTGTAGATGCTAAGAGACTTAAAGTTGTTAAGTGACAGAGGCTGAAATCATTAACCACTGTTTAGCACAGTGTGTATTTTAACATCTCAGAAACACAGATACATTGCctgctgcttttttctttctgtgttatgAATATCGTCCATATTAGAGTTGGAGGCTGTGTCTTCTACTGGGACAAGACCTGTGGTATACTTTCCAGTGTGAATTTGTCAGACAAAACACATTGATGTCgataaatttctaaataatcTTATTACATAAGAAACACAGTGCCAAATTCAGGGATGAAAGCCATAGAGTTCAAAGAATTAGTGAGagtcaccagctaaccttagcgcACCATGCCACCTTAACTTCCCAAGTGATAGCTTTTTCCTATCTAACCTGGGCAtttattgccttgctattctgccttctcattggctcttagcctacCCTCCTCATATTTATGACACTATAAAATGGGTGAAGTATAGAAAAATATTGAACACAGGACTCTGTATTTTCTACCTCAGGTGAAGTATTATATTAACACGTCCCTGGACTACAAATTGCATTAATACTTTGAAAAACAGATCTCTGGATATTGCTTTAAGTTTTCTGTCTCATACTCCTCAGATTCTGATAATTTTACAAGTAATTATTCTTGTCTCCATTAATCTTACACAGGACTttcatttggttcctagcacccacatgacagcgtTCAGTGGCTCTGATGACCTAATCTGTTCTACACTGACTCCTGAACATACATGGTGCCTTACATTTATGTAGGAATACATAAAcatattcaaattttataaaaaatattattaatcaCTCATAATTGGAATTTAATCTACCTCTAATTTTAGAGGAGATAATCACACTAGGAACGACCTTGTGTACAATTTTCTCACACTGTACTTTATCAAATCTGTTTATCTGAGAAAATGACACATGGCATGAATTTTTAATGAGTCAAAGGAGTATATCTTGGCAAAGGCTGTTTCTTGAAGATATGCTATTACTGATcacattactttaaaaatgaacatagGCTGGTGATATATTTGTTTTGTGGACTGGAATATTAAACGCTTTAATCACCCCATGTTGGTTAGATAAGACGATCATTGGGAAGAAATTATCTAGCAGCAAACACTCACCAGTCTGattagaaacttcattttctgggCAGGGTTTGCAATGAAAACAGCAGACTGTCATTCCCACCTGCCAGAA is a window of Onychomys torridus unplaced genomic scaffold, mOncTor1.1, whole genome shotgun sequence DNA encoding:
- the LOC118576080 gene encoding vomeronasal type-2 receptor 116-like; amino-acid sequence: MLPSVCSADCGPGFRKFWQVGMTVCCFHCKPCPENEVSNQTDVDQCVKCPEEQYANAEQNQCIPKSVIFLTYEDPLGMALTSMALCFIAFTSVVLGVFVKHHDTPIVKANNRSLSYTLLISLLFCFLCPFLFIGHPNAATCILQQITFGVVFTVAVSTVLAKRVTVVLAFKVTAPGQRVRFYMTLGAPNYIIGICTLIQIILCAIWLGVSPPNIDIDAHSEHGQIIIVCDKGSVTAFYCVLGYLGSLAFGSFVVAFLARNLPDKFNEAKLLTFSMLLFCSVWVTFLPVYHSTKGKVMVAVEDFSILASSVGLLGCIFFPKCYIILLRPERNSLQKLKEKPDCGGPHLYSSTWEAEHSGIL